One window of Rissa tridactyla isolate bRisTri1 chromosome 12, bRisTri1.patW.cur.20221130, whole genome shotgun sequence genomic DNA carries:
- the MANBAL gene encoding protein MANBAL, whose protein sequence is MAAELDFSPPEIPEPTFMENVLRYGLFFGAIFQLICVLAIILPVSKSHKTDSDSFEPKNSETVKKPKATAPQISKKPKKETKKKR, encoded by the exons ATGGCTGCTGAGTTGGATTTCTCCCCGCCTGAAATCCCTGAGCCCACGTTCATGGAGAATGTGTTACGCTACGGACTCTTCTTTGGAGCCATTTTCCAGCTTATCTGTGTGCTAGCCATAATCCTGCCAGTTTCAAAGTCCCATAAGACA GACTCGGACAGTTTTGAGCCTAAGAATTCAGAGACAGTGAAGAAGCCAAAGGCAACTGCTCCACAGATCAGCAAGAAACCCAAGaaggaaaccaaaaagaaacGATAA